A window of Oscillospiraceae bacterium contains these coding sequences:
- a CDS encoding cell division protein ZapA — protein sequence MEREYRLKISGLECRVLSAEPEEKIREIANDIEARIEEITSQNERVSVALAAVIAAMGIYEDLYEERKVSDNLRAQIKSYSDDASKALADKEDAFTEIDRLRREIDSLRNRLAQNR from the coding sequence ATGGAAAGAGAATACAGATTAAAAATCAGCGGATTGGAATGCAGAGTTTTAAGTGCTGAACCAGAGGAAAAAATAAGAGAAATAGCTAATGATATTGAGGCAAGAATAGAAGAAATCACAAGCCAAAATGAAAGAGTATCAGTTGCTCTTGCAGCTGTTATTGCAGCTATGGGAATATATGAGGATTTGTATGAGGAACGCAAAGTATCCGATAATCTCAGAGCACAAATCAAGAGCTATTCTGATGATGCATCTAAGGCTTTGGCTGACAAGGAAGATGCCTTTACAGAGATTGACAGACTTCGCAGAGAAATTGACTCTCTCAGAAACAGATTAGCACAAAACAGGTGA